gtacagtacttttataACATTTTTTTAAAGTGTATATTTTTTGTTTGTGaactattaatatgagacggatAGAGTATAATATTATAGTGAAAGAACTTTAAGTGAATTAAATTAGACTTACACTATATACTCATACTTTAAAAAAGAATTCTATTTTTTTTTCCTTAGACTACATACAAACCTGACActtcaatttttttattttataattaattaatttattattattattattattattattattattattattattattattatctctaattTTTTAATTTGTTTTCTCTAACGCCTAGTTTTCTAaccgattttttttttcttcaaaaaaacgGCTAGATTATTATTATTTCCTCTATAAATACTCCAAAACGTCTTCTAGGAGCTTTAGGTATAGAGACACCTTCGATTTCGGCTTCATCTTCTTCTAAAATATCGATATCTTCGAGTGCTTGATTTCGAGTGCTTGATGTGGATCATATGCATTTGCAATAGCTAACGCCTCTTCATAATTTTCATCTTCTCGATTCATACTCGAAACtttataaaagtataattttttttaACTGTTTGAGGGGTAGTTTGTAGTATAAAAATTATGAATATGGATAGTAGTATATATAGGGAAAGATATTGTAAAAAAAATCAACGGTAACTAACGgctatatttttaattttgtattttttttccGATTGTAGCGTAATGGAACATGTCAAACCACAGCACAATGCAACACGGTGCCTAACGGCGCAGCCAACCGCGGTTGCTAGCAACGGCGCCGTTGCATTGGCGGCCCCGTTACTAGTGGTCTTATTTTAGTCATTTCAATATTTTTGTCCAAAATCTTATACTTTCTCCATCTCATAAAATTATTCTAACTTTTTTTGTTTGTTCCAAAATTATTGTCCTTTGTTCTATATATCAATAAAAATTGTGAAAGTTACAATTATGTTCCTTTTATTATTGAAAATTAAAcattaaatataacaatttttaTTACTTATTCTAGTCATTTCAATATTTTTTCCAAATATTATACTTTCTCCGTCTCATAAAATTATTCAACTTTTTTTGTTTGTTCTAAAATTATTGTCCCTTGttctatataataataaaaatttgtgaaagttacaattATGCTCCTTTTATTATTGAAAATTAaacattaaatataacaattaattATTACTTATTCCTTATAACAAATTAAATGAATGATAATTTAgacaatttattataatattttaaattcaaCAAAAAATTAAACATGACATTTATTATGAGACGAAAGGAACATTACCCTTAATAAGAACTATATAAATAttgtactacggagtattatttattatctgAATGAATATAAATCTTTTTATTGTTTGAAACTTTGAAGTTTAAAGTGCGGCTTCAAAATTTTGTCACAAGATTCCTAGTATTTTTTCTACACACTAAGGTCATAAAGTTTAAGAAAATCTACTTACATATAAAGATAtctctttttaataataataataataataataataataataataataataataataataataataataataataatattaataatccatTCACATTATGGTCAATCTACGTCCTACCATTGTGCCTGCTGGCTTTCTCATAAACCTTATActttgtagtagtaataataatgataataataataataataataataataataataataataactacaccaacaatagtaacaataataataataataataataataataataataataataataataataataataataataataataataattgttataataataataagaataagaataatattaataataattaatgaataTATTACTTTACGGATTTGGCAATCACACTACCGGAGAAGTATTTTTAAGGAAAAAATAGTTTGACAAAAATGGTATAATAGCGGACTAGTGAACATGAACTTTACAAGAAGTTAGTGAGGTGATTATCATCGAAGTACTAATAAATaaagcatgtttaaaaatcttttaaaaaaaatacttaggACTATATttaaaaaatttctttaaattaatgATGCTAGTTTAAATTTAAAAGTCGTTAACCAAGTAGGTGAGAATGTTGTTGGATTGCCATAACAACAAATTAGTTACGGATGTTCTTATAAGTGACAATGATAGTTGTAACCATGTATCACAATGATCCATTTATAGCGGATATTCATTTAATTCATCTGCTTTTTAGCAGAATAAATGATCTAAATGGATGGCTAGAGCGGCAGAAGCATAATTTTTTTACCGAGGCGAATTTTTTTAAAAGATGTAACAACTTTTTTTAGAAAAATATGGAATGATAAATGATCTAACGGATGGCTACAGTGGCGGAACCATGTATCACATGACTTTCGAGTTTTGTTTTAAATGTCATTCGGCTCTATTTTTGAGTCAACAACAAGCGTAAATTTATTGGCGTTTTGACTGCCtcgtagagcctaaattgaatttcagacaggatttaaaaattcatggaaatttgattctaccattttcatggtgtctcaattttatttttaattttatgtttaatttttattttactatttttattaaaaaaaattcctACTTTTTTTGCAGGAAGTTCACTCGAAATCAATCTCCTTATTCGTCGAATGGTGTATGATATTGCGACCGATGTTCTTGACGAGTACTTACAAATGAGTGAAACGTCATCTTTATAGAGTGCACACGAAGAGAAACATGATTTTAGGGGATGTTAGAGAGTATTGACTGTATCCATTGGGAATGAAAAACTGCCTAGTGCGTGAAAATGTCAATACACTAGGGGTGATCAAAAACACCCAACAGTCATGCTCGAAGCAGCTGCTTCACATGATATGTGAATTTGGCACGCATATTTTGGTATGACAGGTTCCAATATTGACATTTATGCTTCAAATAATTCACCAGTTTTTGATATACTTAAAAATTAAACTGCGCCACCTTCATCATGCCACACAAGCGTCTCACAACACCACAACAAAACATTCCACCCCCACACACCCCACAAATGGTCTTACAATCGTTAGAACGCAACAAAAGAATTATAATGATCTTTCTTAAAAACATTTACTTCAAGGGTTAGTGTTTTATTCTTCTTTTTCACTTTATATACACATTCCTCATTTTTAATCAAAACATCCTCACTTCTGCCTTAATTTTGTTTGTACGTGAGATGAATGAAAGAAACTTGGATGTTTTCTTTCAAGTGTGAAAATCTCCTTTGAAAGTGAACATAAGTATCTTTATTAACTAGTGCTTACACACACATAAAAAACCAACAACACATGCAAAACTAAATGATGGATTAAGTTATTGGTCGTAGTATTGCCATCTCTGTACACAAAGATGATATGTAGAGATGTCCAAAATATGACCCACCTCTTTAATTTTATCCATACATTGTCTTAGTATATTTGTCAAACAATTGATACATCATTACAAATAATTATGTTATCATACGAATTATGATATGATTcatcatatttcaatatatatttgGTATTTAAATTGCTCTTATTCTCTAGGTCCATATGTTATGCTCTGTTACTAGTTTTATGAGCTCATGCGTTGTACGACATTTGTATAAATTAGTAGTCGATAacgttaatattgatatttattaaattataataCAATCACAATAAAACATCATTTATTACTGATAACATTTGTATCATTGAATACTGGCGCATAAattatgagcccgtccgttggaAACGTTTTAATTTCAATCGATaaataatcgataaaacaccaaacacgggccaataaaaagttgttttaaaatCGATCGCtaagaataatattttatgtacatctctaattatatatgtattttgaaCAAACTAATTTCATTATGTCAAAATCTCATACGAAGCAGAGCAGACATACATCTAAATATCTATAACGAttatcaaataaccattttaacttcaattgacaaacaTGAGTCCGTGCGtttgtataatattttacaaatattatattaacgtaatttttttaatttatgcgcaaactgtaaattaattttatattatataaaatatcattcataaataatattataatcttaataaagaaatatatttaatttataattttaattacaaTAAAAAACACTGTAAATGATTTTCAATCTAtgactatttatatatataaatattttgaatatatatatatatatatatatatatatatatatatatatatatatatatatatatatatatatattaaatcaatgtatcgtttaaaataatattattaataaccattaaaacaatttcataataataatataatataatgtataatattatattactattataatataattataaaattaatcgttgttaatatttatataatacaaaatatagtaatataatataatattttaggtaAAAAATCTGTATATTAAATTTAAATAGGAAATATAATAATTCAATTAATAGATGGAAATTATTAATAAAATCTATATAAAATTattgttatataattattatcacaagttttatataatatatacatgttatagTGTAAAAGTAAGTTATATCATGGCAATCAATAACCAAAAATTACATGTTAAACAATAAACCTAAAAAACTAAATAATCAACCCAACCAACATGTTCATGGATTCACAAATATTCATTTTCTTAAGCCTGACAAGTTTCCAAAAAACTCATAATGTACTTAACCACCTACATGGCTGCATTACCAACAAATCAAGTTTACCAAAACAAACTAGCTAATTACCATACCTAAATATCATCATGCTACGTGCATACAATCATTTAACAATATCGAATTCGATCATCTCAAACACGTGGCATAGTATGAGGAGTAGCAGCGACCGCGACAGTTGCAGCTGTCTCCGTAAGGAATGAAAGTATCCCCGTGGTCACATGTTCTTGATCATCTACAAAAACTTCTTGTGGAACCCTAAGCGCGGCATGAACACAAGTCATTGCTAACCCAAACAAAACAGAGGAGATCAATAACGACACCAAACCCGTTAAAAACACAATCAAGATCGTGGAAATGATTAAAATTCCTAATGTTTCACGGTCAGAAAACGTGCGGTCAAAGAGAAAAACAGGCTGATCAGGTGCGCGAAAAAGGTAAAGAAACAACCATGCGGATAAAAGACATATTGAAAAGAATAAAGGGAAAGGATGGGACAAAAGAGAAAATATAGTCACAATAGCAATTAAAGTGGTGTAATTAATACGAAAATAAGAGAAGTTTTTCTTGATGCGTGATATGGCATCTAAGAGGGTTTCAGGACGAGAAAATGTGGAACGATCAACAAGTTGGAACCATGGACGACGTTGTGAATAGGAGTGGCGAATCGAGGTTGTAATGTGAGTCAAAAAGGGACGTAGGTCGGGGTTGTTGGGGACCGTTGTTTTAGGTGGTTGGGATCGTTGGGTGAAGGGGGTGGTTTGAGGGAGGCGTGATGGGCCCGCAGTTCTTGGTTTCTGCTTCATCGGTGCCATCGTGTTGCGGTGGTTTGTGACGGATGAAGGATATAGATTTGTAAATTAGGAGGTGAAGCGGAGAGGAAGTGAAATGTGGTTGATGCAGATTCATTGTTTCGGTTAACGTTTATACTTGTAACCTGGGAGTTTTGTTTTGTTTGCAAATGTAGTCCTTGAATAATGAATACCTCCAAAACATGCGATTCCTTGATTTGGATGTTAGATTAATATCAGGATCTTTCATCAAAAGGCTCAATATGTATCTTGCAATATGTTTGAATGTTATCTTGCTTTGAGCTAAAGTTTCGAATTGTGGTATATATAATGTTATGTGTCAGTATCATTTTTATGTGACCTAAAATTACAAAGTTTTGATCTAATTCGATCAACTATCAACTTGATTTTGTTGATTTTTTTTGCCCGGAGGGTATTATAACCCGTTACCAATATTGTACTAATAGtacgttcattttttttttttttaaataaacagtATAACCGACCTTTCTAATGTCGGTTTTCACTTGTCACCCTAAACCCGCTTTTGCAACGTTTAGTCAATGTGGCTTTCAAGTGTTGTACGTTATATTAAATATCTTATACGTGGCTGATATTGGCTTTCCCAATGCCGGTTTCGATCCTTTGTCTAAACATATCTGAACACGACTTTTTAAAGGTCGGTTTAGCAAACCCTAGttttctatataaaacatatttcatagTTCAATTGTATTACAAAATCGTTCTGTGAATATTTTTTCTCTTTCATTGATATCACCTTTCTCTAATTTATTATCTTGTCATATACAAAATGTCTAATACAAGGCAAATAAGTATGGACGAGTCTTGTCATGTTGCTGATTTTGGTAAGGTCAAGCTGTCTAATGAGCGAAAGTTTCAAATGTTTGAAGATTAATTTCACTGCGAACACCGATCTGGTTTATCCCAATCGCGTTAGTGATTTCTATAGACATTTTAAATGTAGAAATACTGATAATACAATGCGTTTCAAAATTGATGGTGTACGATATGTATGGACGTTGAAAAACTTCAACAATGCCTTAGGCCTAACAAACCTAAGCAAGAAACTTTACTGTATTGATGGGGGAAGTTGTTCGCACAACTCGCTTTGTCACGTTCGTATGAATGTCATAAAAATACGTGACATTATACTTAGCAACATATTGTGTCGTGAACCAACATAAAATTTTGATTATGTGCTTGCACAAGAGGCCATAATGATGTTTTTAATAATTAAATGGTATCCAATTTAACGTCGAATGTGCAAGAGGCAGCATAGACAGATTCATTACCTTACTGGATGTTGCTTTTACCAACATATGACGTTATCTTAACTACACCACATGGTGAATCTTACAATGTGGCAAGGACATGCACATTTTAAGCATCTATATCTAATTGTTAGTATGTGTAATATTTTTCAATCTTGCATGTGAAATGTGTTTATTGTCGTTAACAAAATTCAACATCATATTATCTTGTCATTTATTTTACACATAAACATAAAACAAGAAAAAAATGTGTTCCAATTGCAAAATAAAAGCAAATTCATCTTTTTTGTTGATGCTTCGACAATCTTAGCAATCTTGACAGCAACTTCTGAGATAACCAGTTTTTGTTGAAGAAACTCATTTTTCCTCCGTTGTGCTAAAATAAATGTTCACCCATTCTCATAAGGGCTCTTCGTCGTACCGGCCATTCCATCCGCATCGACGAGACCTCTATGGCTCTATGAAAAAAAAGGAATCTATTAATCATTTTGTATACCGAACACAAGTTTAAAGTAATTGAGTTATAATATACCGAAAAATCAAGGAAACCGTAAAACCTTCGACCGAGATTGTCAATTGTCCATGAGGTTTTGATAACAACACATTTGCCACATATGCAGTACACAGTAATCATCCGACCTGAAACTATTTGCTAGAGAAAGGATCTTGAGGAAAGTGAAATATGGGTGTATGTGAGTTAAGTAtgagcaaggttgtaaaagtcgcgagtcggggacgcatcggtcgggacctaaaaaggacgcgtcggccgagtcgggggacgcgtcggggacgcatcggtcgttgaccaacgttgactttattaataatttcttaaatatatatttatatatatatatatatatatatatatatatatatatatatatatatatatatatatatatatatatataatagttgattatgtaccataaattttttaaataagaactcgaatttaaaaacaatcaaacttgaaactcaattaatgttaccgagtacataattagTAAGGACGCAGAGAAAAGAgtggcccaaaaaatgaaaacaaaccctaattttaaaatatatcagaCCGTGTCGAaaatttgactgactttgaccgtttttgaccgtctttgacagactttgaccgaacttttagctctgaccgtcttttgagtagttttcagaaaaaacgggacgttGAACCCATAAAAACGACGCATCGACCGatgcgtcggccaagtcggccgacttttacaacactgagtATGAGCATGTGAGGTCTTTAAAGATAAATGTATGAATAAAATAAATACAACACATTTCGCAATTAAATACTGAAAATGACTGAGATAATTTCATTATACTTGATAAAAACAATACAACACATATGTTACACAACAAATCTATACAAACATAAAATTCAACTACAAATTCACCCTGATCTATTATGATCCACCATCTTTGTAGAATACTTTTAACAAGTTCTTCTTAGTAAAGTTAAGACTAAAATTCAATGAATATTTTGAACAATACATAAAAATTTTGGAGTACCGATACAGTTTCAACACATATACACTTGACCTCTTCAAGGGCTTGTAATGAATACTACATGAAATAGAACATGTAGTATCCTAAAGATTAAAGTAAACAGATACATAaccagatattaatattaataatacatgatAACATTGAGTTGTGACTTAACTAGTAGTGGCCTGtgcctcttagcgagaggtcaggagttcgactccgctgGGCTACAATATTGCATtcaatgttatccctgacctgaagtatccacccaggTCGCCTTTCGCTTTGTGCGGGGGCAGCGAGGAGGGGGGATTTTATCGGCCATGCCCTCGCATTGGTCCGGTTTTCCTCCAAGGTAGTAGTTGGGGGCGAGTTAtacaactacgggagatgaacgcgtgggtggtttagtctcccctgggtgatcccaaactgatgtccaaAAAAATACATAATAATATGCATATCATAGCATACTGAGAATCTTACTTTAACCGCTACTCTAAGGTCACATGTAGGAGTTGGAACACAAGACTTGATAAGTCATAACACCAAACaccttatcaatttttttttcagaCAATCTTAGACAATCTGGTATTGCTCCTAAGTTTGAGTTACTTTCACTCGAAAACACAAACATGCGTTACAAAGTATATATAATTTAACTTGAATGTACAATATAAAAACTTAAAACGATTAATTATTATCACCATCTGGATATGCAAACTGCGTTGAAGAAAGCCACATAATTTTTTCAAACCTATCATCAAATTCTGCCTCTTCAAGCACTTCACTAATAAAATCTTAGGTAGACCTCGAATGTTCATCCTGGTTATTTCATCTTTTATGACGCATAGCATCCTAGAGAACACTCGAGGGACATGGAATGTTGTATCCAAGTGCATCTGATTCTTGCAGCTCAAAACCCGAAAAATGTAATAGGAGCATCAAATAATTCGAATTCTGAAAGATCAGCAAGAAATGGCcaaatgtaacaacccgagttttttcgttaaaacttccgttaaatactagacgatcgttagttaaatcatacgattATCCTACGCCGAATTTTTTTTAAATACATTTAAGAATAATTAAAGGTGATTACTCGAATTCATACTTAGTCCTTGGAGTATATCAATTAATATGTTTTACTCGGTTTAGAAGTGCTTAGGAAAACGTACATTTAGTGAAAACTGCAGATAATGTCTTTCAAGACAACGAAAAACATGGATAAcgttttaataattatttttaataattattaactttatatAGAGGATATTAAATATATTGGAATTAAAATAAGATAAAAACTTGAGAATATCGGCTAATGCTCGGGTAACGTCCCAACTTTACGGGTTCGGTTATCGACACTAGGCAACGAAACAAATGATaaatcacttttaataattattttatataattattaagttttaaaATATTAGGGATTTTATAGATTAAAAGCATGAAGGAATCGTTTAGACGCTCGGTTAACGCTTCGGTTACGTTAATGGTTAACGGTACATATAAACGAACCATAAGATTTAATCTAGTAATAAAATTTGATTTGATCCCAAGGGCATTATTAGGTCATCCTAattcataattattatttgtaataagttATTTATCTTTGTGCTATTTTAAGTAGACCGTTCACGATTTTAATTGTTATCGCGTAACGTAAAAATCACCGAGACTCGCAGGGTTGAGTGTAATCTTTTAGTGGCCAATTTAGAAGAAACCAAACCTCCGAGAACCCCTTTTTGGAGCCTAAAATTCATGGCTTAGGGTATGGGAGGTGTTGTGTCATTAATTGATAGTTGCTAAAGTATTTAAGtgtaactaaaccctaattctagtatataaaaaaaaaaaaaaaaaatccctgGCATTCTTTTTTCCCTCCTCTGCGTTTCTTGCTGTCGACTTCATCCTCACCTATGGCCGCCACCTTCAACCTCTAAATCATCATCAAAAAATTGTTTGATCGTCTAATTGAAGACATATTCTTGTTCCCCTTCTCGTTATCTACGCATACGTATCGCTAATTTCTCGATCTAGGGTATAACACTCGAAACTCTAACTTTGATTTTATGATTTaaatcagtctatttgcatgttttGATGTTATATAGTCAATTAGTGCTCATGCTTAGTGTTATATATGTTTAATTGCTTAAAACCATTAACGTTGTATAAAAACGGATCTGTAAACTGCTGTTTTCGACATGTTAACGAACTGATATAGAAAAACTGGGTTCATAGTTGGATTCCTCTTGAAAAGTTACTCAATTTTGACTCCGGATTCAATTgatttcgtttttttttttggattttatatggaattttaaaattttataaaagtGCTGAATAAAAACTGGAGGAATTACACTCACATATTTGGTTGCTGCGTATAATTGGCTTGGAATTAGGATTTCATATTTGATCAGAAGATATTAGACTTATATACGAAACTAATGGCACTGGCCTTGTGTCAATTGGAGTTAcggttatttttataaaaattccagaAGTTGACTGCATTATATTATGTgaagttgactttgtttgaccaaatgggtttaacgggtcaaaatgggtaacggtcagtgtagaaaagtcccatacgtcgatttaagtaagtttgaaggttgtagtgttttaaaaataagttttggcatgttttggtcgaaatgggtgtttatgacccatttgggtcatgcacgcatactttgacccatatgcgaaattttgaagATCAAAGGTACGTAACACGTCTAAAATACCATTTTGGATTTGTGACAAGATTTTTACATTctcaagtattatggtttggaatttgagttgtcaatggaaaaattttattattttagtgaaagtgtcaaaaatgactctcgggcctactttgagggctcgtaagttgaaatcggttaggtttggataaaaactattaactgctattgaaagtatttacaaaaagctttaaaatgatatattatatgtattattttgttgagtctaaacaggaTTAAAACAAGAATGAAactgggcaatcgttgctgattttgaactctTAACAGCATTTTATGTTTCAAGAGGTTGTTTTCGCAAagccataactttcaaaccgtaactccgtttttgtcaaataaacatgCTATAGAAAGATGAGATGATATACTTTCTAATGGTCATGACCAAATGTATTATTTTGAAGttggtgggacccgaaatcagctgcaaaatactttgaaatacatatatgtaaatactttttttttttttgccaatgtAAAAATGgacaacttaagtttgacctatgtttgactatttgaccaacttgagtaatattatgagattgttgacttgtGTTGACCATGTTGATTGTGTTGGACTTGCGTTTGACTTGCATTGACTTGTGTTGGCTTTTGTTGAATTTTTTTCAAAATGTAGAAAACTTTATTGTTATTAAACAAGTCTAAAGCTTTAGACTAAACATTAAATAAAGAAGATAACTTTGACAAGTTTTGAGGGGTCAAAGTTGACCGGTTTACTATATAAGCAAAACAAACTTACGCCACGATTTCTAAAGTGGAAACTTTTCAAATTACatttcatataaagatgaaatgggTTAACTATTGGTCAAACTTGAGCACTTAGGACTATATTGCATGACATGGTATGACTTAGAATATGTGAACATAATTATTGACTAAACGTATCTCTAAGTTGAGTATACGAGTCAAGGACCTACAACTTGTTTATCTACTGTGCTATTGTAGCTGCgctaaaggtgagtctacagtcccgctttttacatgttttcatggATGAAAATACACGCTATTGTACTTACATAttcaaatgcttttatgttgacatgggtacttattatacatattgattTTGTTCaaaaagcccctagcttgaatacttttattaccttcgggtaagcaaaatttagatggacgaatccgttagattagacaaacctcgcccaaacaatattaaccgtggcgcatttactttgaacattagatacgctcgaaaaagtgtataacatttttatagggtaaagggagtgtagtggtttctatactctggtcattgctagtattcaggtgctcatggattatgtaaacgtttcacaacttggagttgtacttgtaaaatctcgtcgtcaatgaacttgaactattttctgataactatttttcagatactgtttatactatttaaacctgtagattcaccaacattattgttgacctgttttacgtgtttgtattctcaggtccttaagaggtatagcTTCCGCTGTGTGTTTGCTGATTTGGTCTGGCTGTGGTGTCAGCATGCTTTCATTAAAGACATTTACTACTTTCGTATTTAAACTTTTGCaactttaaatactgttggcttgtggttacgatcacaatagtattGCTTATTTtggtttattgacttatgttttgaaagtcaactgtttttaataaaattaaatgcgattgctttgaaAAAACACATATAGAgtgcgtaactgttaactgtgggacctatgattaacacgccgtcagatgaaaATTTGGCCGGgtgttatagatggtatcagagctaatggttgtagggatctaggaactgcattagtgtgtctgatcgagtcattaggacgcattggtgagtctagactacaacccgacTGTAAGCTGTTATGTATTACTTATTGCATtactatatatgattatatatttacTATGTATACTACATGTGTACTTACGCTTATCCGTTACTAT
This genomic window from Rutidosis leptorrhynchoides isolate AG116_Rl617_1_P2 chromosome 2, CSIRO_AGI_Rlap_v1, whole genome shotgun sequence contains:
- the LOC139889656 gene encoding PRA1 family protein B3-like produces the protein MAPMKQKPRTAGPSRLPQTTPFTQRSQPPKTTVPNNPDLRPFLTHITTSIRHSYSQRRPWFQLVDRSTFSRPETLLDAISRIKKNFSYFRINYTTLIAIVTIFSLLSHPFPLFFSICLLSAWLFLYLFRAPDQPVFLFDRTFSDRETLGILIISTILIVFLTGLVSLLISSVLFGLAMTCVHAALRVPQEVFVDDQEHVTTGILSFLTETAATVAVAATPHTMPRV